One Malania oleifera isolate guangnan ecotype guangnan chromosome 9, ASM2987363v1, whole genome shotgun sequence DNA segment encodes these proteins:
- the LOC131164271 gene encoding pathogenesis-related protein 1-like: MEHPIIGSGALLLAVVVLSAAAGCSLAQNSPQDYVAAHNAARKAVGVVPLEWNQTVAAYAQNYANQRGGDCDLDHSRGPYGENLAQGWGAFSGKEAVDLWLSEKINYNHNTNSCEGGECLHYTQVVWDDSVELGCARVTCTNGKVFVICNYYPPGNYVGESPY; encoded by the coding sequence ATGGAACATCCCATTATAGGCAGCGGCGCACTCCTGCTGGCCGTCGTAGTCCTCTCCGCCGCCGCCGGCTGCTCCCTCGCCCAAAACTCCCCTCAAGACTACGTAGCCGCCCACAATGCCGCCCGGAAGGCGGTAGGCGTGGTGCCGCTAGAGTGGAACCAGACGGTGGCTGCTTACGCTCAGAATTACGCGAACCAGAGGGGCGGCGACTGCGATCTGGACCACTCGAGGGGGCCTTACGGCGAGAACTTGGCCCAAGGCTGGGGGGCTTTTAGCGGGAAAGAAGCGGTAGATCTATGGCTGTCGGAAAAGATTAACTACAACCACAACACCAACTCCTGCGAGGGAGGAGAGTGCCTGCACTACACTCAGGTCGTTTGGGACGACTCCGTCGAACTGGGGTGCGCTAGAGTTACGTGCACCAACGGAAAGGTCTTTGTCATTTGCAACTATTATCCTCCGGGGAACTACGTCGGAGAAAGTCCCTATTAA